The proteins below come from a single Phycisphaeraceae bacterium genomic window:
- a CDS encoding undecaprenyl-phosphate glucose phosphotransferase: MLKQRQQIFVTLFVAADAIAVAGACYASWAVRVVRRADRWPNQWEDFIKQPLVLFAVPMAIFAMSAMRLYRPRRDRSIWGEQGQILKAVAMTIAGLVMTLWFIGSSLLTAPSVIDAPALGPWGWADTPAKVQIGWLAIFLVLFLGSMRAAFRLALRYIRRRGWNLRHVAIIGTGRLGQITCRTLSRNSWTGINVAYFISHHPRTGRKSCLNRSVLGGLDDLEDILERRCPDAVYLSLPSQQAGEIPAVLRRLERFAVDVRIVPDVNPRYMPHSMTVSELEGMPILSYRECPLYGLGGFTKRALDLAGASIAILLFSPLMLAVAALIRLSGPGPVIFRQRRVSLGGEVFNIYKFRTMAHADDERSAPVSSNSDQIAGWTLADDPRVTPLGRWLRKTSIDELPQLFNVLRGDMSLVGPRPERPELIARFRDDWRGYMLRQHVKAGMTGWAQVNGLRGQTSLRKRLQYDLFYIRHWSLWFDVRILLMTIYRGFIHRNAI, encoded by the coding sequence TTGCTCAAACAACGCCAACAGATCTTTGTGACCCTTTTCGTTGCCGCCGACGCCATCGCGGTCGCGGGCGCGTGCTACGCGAGTTGGGCTGTACGGGTTGTCCGCCGTGCCGACCGCTGGCCCAATCAATGGGAAGATTTCATCAAGCAGCCTCTGGTCCTCTTCGCCGTACCAATGGCTATTTTTGCCATGTCCGCGATGCGCCTCTATCGCCCGCGCCGCGATCGCAGCATCTGGGGTGAGCAAGGGCAGATCCTCAAAGCCGTGGCCATGACTATTGCCGGTCTCGTCATGACCCTCTGGTTCATCGGCAGCAGTCTGCTCACCGCACCGAGTGTCATCGACGCCCCCGCCCTAGGCCCCTGGGGCTGGGCCGACACGCCCGCCAAAGTTCAGATCGGTTGGCTCGCCATCTTCCTCGTCCTCTTTCTTGGTTCGATGCGCGCTGCCTTCCGCCTCGCCCTCCGCTACATCCGCCGCCGAGGGTGGAACCTCCGTCACGTCGCCATCATCGGCACCGGACGCCTCGGCCAGATCACATGCCGAACCCTCAGCCGAAACTCATGGACCGGCATCAACGTCGCCTACTTCATCAGCCATCACCCACGCACCGGCCGTAAATCCTGCCTCAATCGCAGCGTCCTCGGCGGGCTCGACGATCTCGAAGACATCCTTGAACGCCGCTGCCCCGACGCCGTCTATCTCTCTCTCCCAAGCCAGCAGGCCGGCGAAATTCCAGCCGTCCTCCGCCGCCTCGAACGCTTCGCGGTCGATGTCCGCATCGTGCCCGATGTCAACCCACGCTACATGCCTCACAGCATGACCGTCAGCGAACTCGAAGGCATGCCCATCCTCAGTTACCGCGAGTGCCCCCTCTATGGACTCGGAGGCTTCACCAAACGCGCCCTCGATCTCGCAGGAGCATCCATCGCCATCCTCCTCTTCTCCCCGCTCATGCTCGCCGTCGCCGCCCTCATCCGCCTCAGCGGCCCGGGACCTGTAATTTTCCGCCAGCGCCGCGTCAGCCTCGGAGGCGAGGTCTTCAACATCTACAAGTTCCGCACCATGGCACACGCCGACGACGAACGCTCCGCCCCAGTTTCCTCCAACTCCGATCAAATCGCCGGCTGGACCTTGGCAGACGACCCACGCGTCACCCCCCTCGGCCGCTGGCTTCGCAAAACGAGCATCGACGAACTCCCGCAACTCTTCAACGTCCTTCGCGGCGACATGTCCCTCGTAGGACCACGCCCCGAACGCCCCGAACTCATCGCACGCTTCCGCGACGACTGGCGAGGCTACATGCTCCGCCAGCACGTAAAGGCCGGCATGACCGGCTGGGCACAGGTCAACGGCCTCCGTGGCCAGACCAGCCTCCGCAAACGCCTCCAGTACGACCTCTTCTACATCCGCCACTGGTCGCTCTGGTTCGATGTTCGGATTCTGCTCATGACCATCTACCGTGGATTTATCCACCGCAACGCCATCTGA
- a CDS encoding DnaJ domain-containing protein: protein MSERDYYDILEIKRTDSADVIKRAYRKLARQLHPDVNKSPDAASRFAEVQEAYDVLSDEEKRKQYDMFGRAGIGGAAGASTVNPGGYRATWTSGGAGGGAPGAEFDMDDLSSVFDAFFGGKGGRSTPGGPRATRAHRAQPRRGSDVRAELTIDFVTAAQGGKRSVRIAADDRDQRTIDVTIPKGIASGATLRLRGEGNPAPPGGQPGDLLVTVHVTPHPLFKRGTPGAPDESSLDLFFDLPLTIVEAVNGGRIDIPTIAGPVGLTVPPGTSSGKTLRLRGRGLEDRTGKHGDLYAIVQIVVPKAADMDADDRAALDSLVARQSSPRTGPGWK, encoded by the coding sequence ATGTCTGAACGAGACTACTACGACATCCTCGAAATCAAACGAACCGATTCGGCCGACGTCATCAAACGCGCTTATCGCAAGCTCGCTCGACAACTCCACCCGGACGTGAATAAATCGCCCGACGCTGCCTCGCGCTTTGCTGAAGTTCAGGAGGCCTACGACGTCCTTTCTGACGAAGAGAAACGCAAGCAGTACGACATGTTCGGCCGCGCCGGAATCGGTGGCGCAGCCGGTGCGAGCACCGTAAATCCCGGAGGATACCGCGCCACTTGGACGTCGGGCGGCGCAGGCGGAGGGGCACCGGGTGCCGAGTTTGACATGGACGACCTCTCCTCCGTTTTTGACGCTTTCTTCGGAGGCAAAGGGGGACGCAGTACTCCCGGCGGTCCGCGTGCAACCCGCGCTCACCGCGCACAACCTCGCCGAGGCTCCGACGTGCGCGCCGAACTGACCATTGATTTCGTCACCGCAGCCCAAGGCGGCAAACGCTCGGTTCGCATTGCCGCCGATGATCGCGACCAGCGCACGATCGATGTCACCATCCCAAAAGGCATCGCAAGCGGCGCGACACTGCGCCTGCGCGGCGAAGGTAATCCCGCTCCGCCCGGCGGCCAGCCCGGCGACCTTCTCGTCACTGTTCATGTCACGCCTCATCCGCTTTTCAAGCGAGGCACACCCGGCGCGCCCGACGAGTCGAGCCTCGACCTCTTCTTCGATCTGCCACTCACCATCGTCGAAGCCGTCAATGGCGGACGCATCGACATTCCCACCATCGCTGGTCCGGTCGGGCTGACCGTCCCACCAGGAACCTCCAGCGGCAAAACCCTTCGACTCAGAGGTCGCGGGCTAGAAGATCGCACCGGCAAACACGGCGACCTGTACGCCATCGTACAGATCGTCGTACCCAAGGCTGCCGACATGGACGCCGATGATCGCGCCGCTCTCGACTCACTCGTCGCTCGGCAATCATCTCCACGCACAGGCCCAGGATGGAAGTGA
- a CDS encoding FKBP-type peptidyl-prolyl cis-trans isomerase produces the protein MNLPKFLSVGVLAGALIAPVSPSLAFQHEGHDHDDHEHHHHAEPWVAKWTDAEIERVAGLLSGTWRTVEAIPEHDTESRGASKIVMQIWPVPIEDVPNALVVETSREDEMDAPYRYAVFSMYRYKNAIRLRTYELRWNEARQKVLGGAWASPGEFPSMSRADLIATLDVQLTGSGNAYSGQTPYPYPTGAHGAVEMTSSIQLSPTRMVTGDRGMDADGNVVWGADKSSEWTWDKIENPAKIIDFGGGLIAVEYYRPAGQSNTPGDTLHMHYSGWTRDGNQFDSSRTRDRTFAVEIPSPGRLIDGWNTGLTDMTVGTKRRLIIPGHLAYGEQGMPRANIPPNATLYFEVELMHLQKLAAPAAEPAQED, from the coding sequence ATGAATCTGCCGAAGTTTCTCTCTGTTGGTGTACTTGCTGGTGCTCTGATTGCTCCGGTGAGCCCCTCTCTGGCGTTCCAGCACGAGGGGCACGACCATGACGATCATGAACATCATCATCACGCCGAGCCTTGGGTGGCCAAGTGGACCGATGCCGAAATCGAGCGCGTCGCGGGGCTCCTGAGCGGAACCTGGCGCACTGTCGAAGCCATCCCGGAGCACGACACCGAATCGCGCGGGGCATCCAAAATCGTCATGCAGATCTGGCCCGTGCCGATTGAAGACGTGCCCAACGCGCTGGTCGTCGAGACCTCCCGCGAGGACGAGATGGATGCTCCGTATCGCTACGCAGTCTTCTCCATGTACCGCTACAAGAACGCAATCCGCCTTCGCACCTACGAACTGCGATGGAACGAGGCCAGGCAGAAGGTTCTCGGCGGTGCATGGGCTTCGCCCGGCGAGTTCCCCTCCATGTCCCGTGCCGACCTCATCGCCACGCTCGATGTGCAACTGACCGGTTCAGGCAATGCCTATTCCGGACAGACGCCCTATCCGTACCCCACAGGCGCACACGGTGCGGTCGAGATGACCAGCAGCATTCAACTCTCGCCCACCCGCATGGTGACGGGCGATCGCGGCATGGATGCCGATGGCAACGTCGTCTGGGGCGCGGACAAGAGCAGCGAATGGACCTGGGACAAAATCGAGAATCCTGCGAAGATCATCGACTTTGGCGGCGGACTGATCGCTGTCGAGTATTACAGGCCTGCAGGCCAGAGCAACACCCCCGGCGACACGCTGCACATGCACTACTCCGGATGGACGCGCGACGGCAATCAGTTCGACTCCAGCCGCACGCGGGATCGCACGTTCGCTGTCGAGATTCCCTCGCCCGGTCGCCTTATCGACGGGTGGAACACAGGCCTGACCGATATGACTGTCGGCACCAAGCGCCGCCTCATCATCCCCGGTCACCTGGCCTACGGCGAGCAAGGCATGCCCCGTGCCAACATTCCGCCAAACGCCACTCTCTACTTCGAAGTAGAACTCATGCACCTTCAAAAGCTCGCCGCCCCGGCTGCCGAGCCCGCGCAAGAAGACTGA
- a CDS encoding DUF1294 domain-containing protein encodes MWLMLFGAYAIGSVVSLTLFGLDKHRARTGRWRISESALLSSALLFGVPGAIVARRLFRHKTRKQPFGMILLGIAILHALLLLTLAWVELG; translated from the coding sequence ATGTGGTTGATGCTCTTTGGGGCGTATGCGATCGGTTCAGTTGTCTCGTTGACGTTGTTCGGGCTGGACAAGCACCGGGCAAGGACCGGGCGGTGGCGCATTTCTGAGAGCGCGCTGCTGTCGTCGGCGTTGCTGTTTGGCGTGCCGGGGGCGATAGTCGCCCGGAGACTGTTTCGGCACAAGACGCGCAAGCAACCATTCGGGATGATCTTGCTGGGCATCGCGATTCTGCATGCCTTGCTGCTGCTGACGTTGGCATGGGTCGAGTTGGGTTGA
- a CDS encoding FAD-binding oxidoreductase has product MTMLPVPNLDEDQIVRVVTGLRPCRRGGLRIEIERLGSTTVVHNYGQGGCGVTIGFGCASLAADLVESISSPPETVVVLGGGVVGLTAADELLRHGFGVRIVADKWLSQTTSNIAGAIWLPTGLDVPSTPEARERFDRVQAISRARLAEIDRARFGVETLPVYEPEYAEHHAEYYRPGVLEPPVACGLLPLAGAPRQGRVFSTDFIHTPRFLRELRADIVARGALLETARIASIKDVHDLNARVVVNCLGLGSGEVFGDTAMFPAYGLLVHLKPQALGYIVHDGYKYMFPREDALLLGGCFRPDVWSLEPDADLAREIVTHHRRFFGLEES; this is encoded by the coding sequence ATGACGATGTTGCCGGTACCCAATCTTGACGAGGATCAGATCGTGCGTGTGGTGACTGGCCTTCGGCCGTGTCGGCGCGGGGGGCTGCGCATCGAAATTGAGCGACTGGGCTCAACAACCGTGGTGCACAACTACGGACAGGGCGGGTGTGGGGTCACGATCGGGTTCGGGTGCGCGTCGCTGGCAGCGGATCTGGTCGAGAGCATTTCGAGCCCGCCCGAGACTGTTGTCGTGCTCGGCGGCGGAGTTGTCGGATTGACGGCTGCGGATGAGTTGTTGCGGCACGGGTTTGGAGTGCGGATCGTTGCGGACAAGTGGTTGAGCCAGACGACTTCGAACATTGCCGGGGCGATCTGGTTGCCGACGGGGCTGGATGTGCCATCGACCCCGGAAGCGCGTGAGCGGTTTGATCGTGTGCAGGCAATTTCGAGAGCGAGGCTTGCGGAGATCGATCGCGCTCGCTTCGGCGTCGAGACCTTGCCGGTCTATGAGCCTGAGTACGCAGAACATCACGCGGAGTATTACAGGCCTGGAGTGCTTGAGCCTCCAGTGGCGTGCGGTCTGCTGCCTCTTGCTGGAGCGCCTCGGCAAGGTCGGGTATTCTCGACGGATTTCATCCATACGCCTCGGTTTTTGCGTGAACTTCGAGCGGACATTGTCGCACGCGGAGCGTTGCTTGAGACAGCAAGAATTGCGTCCATCAAAGATGTGCACGATTTGAACGCCCGGGTGGTGGTGAACTGCCTCGGCCTGGGGTCGGGCGAGGTGTTTGGCGATACTGCGATGTTTCCGGCGTATGGGCTATTGGTGCACCTGAAGCCTCAGGCATTGGGATACATCGTGCACGACGGGTACAAGTACATGTTCCCGCGCGAGGATGCCTTACTGCTGGGCGGGTGCTTCAGGCCTGATGTGTGGTCGCTGGAGCCGGATGCTGATCTGGCCCGCGAGATCGTGACGCACCATCGGCGGTTCTTCGGGCTTGAAGAATCATGA
- the argC gene encoding N-acetyl-gamma-glutamyl-phosphate reductase — translation MTRVAIIGVGGYTGIELARLLAAHPRVELVSVHATDAWAGKALVERAPELRGLVDLTVQSSRELPDAELVFLATPHEVSADLAPVLVEAGSRVVDLSGAWRLSDAAATERVYALKIPNRELLADRVFGMPEVVRADWARARLVACAGCYPTAACVPLAPLVRDELIDISEPALVNGISGVSGAGRTPTLGSQFCEVSAKPYKVLSHRHEPEMEMACGASVVFTPHLGPWSRGILCTTHAKLHRGVTVDVMRASLSNAYGESPFVRLLPDGEWPSVGAVERTNFIDIACAADTKRQRGIVFSAIDNLLKGASGQAVQCMNLMLGFEETAGLIGTFRGREVVS, via the coding sequence GTGACGCGGGTGGCGATCATCGGCGTTGGTGGATACACGGGCATTGAACTGGCCCGTTTGCTGGCTGCGCACCCGCGCGTCGAGTTGGTGTCGGTGCATGCGACGGACGCCTGGGCGGGCAAGGCTCTGGTGGAGCGGGCACCTGAACTTCGGGGGCTGGTGGATTTGACGGTGCAATCGAGCCGAGAACTCCCGGACGCGGAGCTTGTCTTTCTGGCTACGCCTCACGAAGTGAGCGCGGATCTGGCGCCTGTGCTGGTCGAGGCTGGGTCGCGTGTGGTTGATCTTTCGGGTGCGTGGCGGCTGAGCGATGCGGCGGCAACAGAGCGCGTGTATGCGCTCAAGATTCCGAATCGCGAACTGCTGGCGGATCGCGTGTTTGGCATGCCTGAAGTGGTACGCGCGGACTGGGCGCGGGCGAGGCTGGTGGCGTGCGCCGGGTGCTATCCGACCGCGGCGTGTGTGCCTCTTGCGCCGCTGGTGCGCGACGAACTCATCGATATCAGCGAGCCCGCTCTGGTCAATGGCATCAGCGGGGTGAGCGGCGCGGGGCGGACGCCGACGCTCGGAAGTCAGTTTTGTGAAGTGAGCGCGAAGCCTTACAAGGTTCTGTCGCATCGGCATGAGCCTGAGATGGAAATGGCATGCGGTGCATCGGTGGTGTTCACGCCGCATCTTGGTCCCTGGTCACGCGGGATTCTGTGCACGACGCATGCGAAACTGCATCGGGGTGTGACGGTGGATGTCATGCGGGCGTCGCTGAGCAATGCGTATGGTGAGTCGCCGTTCGTGCGGTTGCTGCCTGACGGAGAGTGGCCGAGCGTGGGCGCGGTGGAACGGACCAACTTCATCGACATTGCGTGCGCAGCGGACACGAAGAGGCAACGCGGGATTGTGTTCAGCGCAATCGACAACTTGCTCAAGGGCGCTTCGGGGCAGGCTGTGCAGTGCATGAACCTGATGCTGGGGTTTGAGGAAACGGCTGGATTGATCGGCACTTTCCGCGGGCGGGAGGTGGTTTCGTGA
- the argB gene encoding acetylglutamate kinase yields MSGPIVVKVGGSVLDEIASMPGLWSAIASAHAARPTGKGVIVVHGGGRAVDEQIAAMGMTTRKHEGLRITPAEQIDVVVGVLAGVVNTRMVSQLRTHGAPAVGVTLADDGVVETVRENRYSADLGLVGRVTGGSGSLLRSLLADGRLPVVASIGCEAGGALLNVNADEAAMGAAEAAGAESLVMLTDVPGVLDEHGVLIASLDVDEALSLIERGTARGGMIAKIRSAADAARHLGRPVLIGSVDAVGALIAGEANVGTRIEPSRVRV; encoded by the coding sequence GTGAGCGGCCCGATCGTGGTGAAGGTGGGCGGGTCGGTGCTCGACGAGATTGCGTCGATGCCGGGGCTGTGGAGCGCGATTGCCTCGGCCCATGCGGCAAGGCCGACCGGCAAGGGCGTCATAGTTGTGCATGGTGGCGGGCGCGCGGTCGATGAGCAGATCGCGGCGATGGGCATGACGACGCGCAAGCATGAGGGGCTGCGCATCACGCCGGCGGAGCAGATTGACGTTGTGGTCGGCGTGCTGGCGGGCGTGGTGAACACGCGGATGGTGTCGCAACTGCGCACGCACGGCGCGCCGGCGGTTGGTGTGACGCTGGCTGACGATGGCGTGGTCGAGACGGTGCGCGAGAACCGGTACTCGGCGGATCTCGGGCTTGTCGGGCGTGTGACGGGCGGCTCGGGCTCGTTGCTGCGGTCACTGCTTGCGGATGGGCGGCTGCCGGTGGTGGCGTCGATCGGGTGCGAGGCTGGCGGCGCACTGCTCAATGTCAATGCCGATGAGGCGGCGATGGGAGCAGCGGAGGCGGCTGGGGCCGAATCGCTGGTCATGCTGACGGATGTGCCGGGCGTGCTCGATGAACACGGCGTGCTGATCGCATCGCTGGATGTTGATGAGGCGTTGTCGCTGATCGAGCGTGGCACGGCGCGCGGCGGCATGATTGCCAAGATTCGCTCGGCAGCCGACGCGGCCAGACATCTTGGTCGGCCGGTGTTGATCGGAAGTGTCGATGCGGTCGGGGCGCTGATCGCGGGAGAGGCGAACGTCGGCACGCGCATTGAGCCTTCGCGAGTGCGAGTTTAG
- the argF gene encoding ornithine carbamoyltransferase → MTTASIKTELKPAAAPLGGSLNWTIRTGVTDLLSIGQLTTGLVHTLFETTSAWKAEPAAYKGVLAGKSIVMLFEKPSLRTHVTFEIGLTRLGAHVMYLDHSKQKLGERESVKDYAKNLERWADAIVARVFSHKVLEEMAEHARIPVVNALSDLEHPCQALADLFTIQERLGTLEGKRLAYVGDGNNVCHSLLLCSALLGVDMTVVSPKGFEPQFAVVRQALKIAEKTGAQIAITNNLDNVKGHHAVYTDAWVSMGQSHQTPLRKDSFENFQVDEDVMERASAGIEGGALFMHCLPAHRGEEVVDAVIDADYSVVYDQAENRMHVQNALMMMLLGDVNG, encoded by the coding sequence ATGACGACTGCATCCATCAAGACTGAACTCAAGCCTGCTGCTGCCCCGCTCGGCGGCTCGCTGAACTGGACAATCCGGACTGGCGTGACGGATCTGCTCTCGATCGGGCAGTTAACGACAGGACTGGTGCACACGCTGTTCGAGACGACTTCGGCCTGGAAGGCAGAGCCTGCGGCGTACAAGGGTGTGCTGGCGGGCAAGAGCATCGTGATGCTCTTCGAAAAGCCCTCGCTGCGGACGCATGTGACCTTCGAGATCGGGCTGACCAGGCTCGGAGCGCATGTGATGTACCTCGATCACTCGAAGCAGAAGCTCGGAGAGCGCGAGTCGGTCAAGGACTACGCCAAGAATCTGGAGCGCTGGGCCGACGCGATCGTGGCGCGGGTGTTCTCGCACAAGGTGCTCGAAGAAATGGCTGAGCACGCTCGGATTCCGGTGGTCAATGCGCTGAGCGATCTTGAGCATCCGTGTCAGGCACTGGCCGACCTGTTTACGATTCAGGAGCGGCTGGGCACGCTCGAGGGTAAGCGTCTGGCGTATGTGGGTGATGGCAATAATGTGTGCCACTCGCTGCTGCTGTGTTCGGCCCTGCTGGGGGTGGATATGACGGTGGTTTCGCCCAAGGGTTTCGAGCCTCAGTTTGCGGTGGTTCGCCAGGCGCTCAAGATCGCAGAGAAGACGGGAGCACAGATCGCGATCACGAATAACCTCGACAATGTCAAGGGGCATCACGCGGTGTATACCGACGCGTGGGTGTCGATGGGGCAGTCGCATCAGACGCCGTTGCGGAAGGACAGTTTCGAGAACTTTCAGGTGGACGAGGACGTGATGGAGCGTGCGAGCGCAGGAATCGAGGGCGGGGCGTTGTTCATGCACTGCCTGCCGGCGCATCGCGGCGAGGAAGTGGTCGACGCGGTGATCGATGCGGACTATTCGGTGGTGTATGACCAGGCAGAGAATCGGATGCACGTGCAGAACGCGCTGATGATGATGCTGCTGGGCGATGTGAACGGCTGA
- a CDS encoding argininosuccinate synthase, producing the protein MARPKKVVLAYSGGLDTSAIVPWLVENVGCEVIAFVADVGQGADELEGVEAKAKASGASACYVADLRKEFIEDYVFPTLISGAVYERRYLLGTSMARPVIAKAQVECARAVGADAVSHGCTGKGNDQVRFEATFAALAPDLGVVAPWREWTLRSREQLLAYLAERNIACSSSLTKIYSRDRNLWHISHEGGAIEDPWNAPPEDAWMLTASPADAPHAHEDVLLGFEKGRPVSLNGKRLAGHDLVAALNTIAAKHGVGRVDLVENRCVGMKSRGLYETPGGTVIFEALRGLEELTLDREALHFRQELGLKFAKLVYDGRWFTTVREAISTCCEKIAQRTTGEVVVRLFKGSATTVQRRSPFSLYAEDFATFGEDEVYDQKHAEGFIRLLTLPERIAALKGFNKGKTCGCGAGSCGGQKQPHAPAHA; encoded by the coding sequence ATGGCAAGGCCGAAGAAAGTTGTGCTGGCGTATTCTGGCGGGCTTGACACCTCGGCGATCGTGCCGTGGCTGGTCGAGAACGTCGGTTGCGAGGTAATTGCGTTCGTGGCCGACGTCGGGCAGGGCGCCGATGAACTTGAGGGCGTCGAGGCCAAGGCCAAGGCGAGCGGCGCGAGCGCGTGTTACGTTGCGGACCTGCGCAAGGAGTTCATCGAGGACTATGTGTTTCCGACGCTGATTTCGGGTGCGGTGTATGAGCGGCGGTATCTGCTGGGCACGTCGATGGCCCGGCCGGTGATCGCCAAGGCGCAGGTTGAATGTGCCCGCGCGGTGGGTGCCGATGCGGTGTCGCACGGGTGCACGGGCAAGGGCAACGATCAGGTGCGCTTCGAGGCGACGTTTGCGGCGTTGGCGCCCGATCTGGGCGTCGTCGCACCGTGGCGAGAGTGGACCTTGCGCAGCCGCGAGCAGTTGCTGGCGTATCTGGCCGAGCGGAACATTGCGTGTTCGTCGAGCTTGACCAAGATTTACAGCCGCGACCGGAACCTGTGGCACATCAGTCACGAGGGCGGGGCGATCGAGGACCCGTGGAATGCGCCTCCCGAGGATGCCTGGATGCTCACCGCGTCGCCCGCCGATGCGCCACATGCTCATGAAGACGTGCTGCTTGGATTCGAGAAGGGTCGGCCGGTGTCGCTCAACGGGAAGAGGCTCGCGGGTCATGATCTGGTGGCGGCGCTCAACACCATTGCTGCGAAGCACGGTGTGGGGCGTGTGGATCTGGTCGAGAACCGTTGCGTGGGCATGAAGTCGCGCGGGCTGTACGAAACACCCGGCGGCACCGTGATCTTCGAGGCGCTGCGCGGGCTTGAAGAGTTGACGCTCGACCGCGAGGCGTTGCATTTCCGCCAGGAACTCGGGCTCAAGTTCGCCAAGCTTGTGTACGACGGGCGGTGGTTCACGACGGTCCGCGAGGCCATCTCGACCTGCTGCGAGAAGATCGCCCAGCGCACGACCGGCGAGGTTGTGGTGCGGCTCTTCAAGGGATCGGCCACGACGGTGCAGCGGCGAAGCCCGTTCAGTCTGTACGCCGAGGACTTTGCGACCTTCGGTGAAGACGAGGTGTACGACCAGAAGCACGCCGAGGGATTTATCCGCCTGCTCACGCTGCCCGAGCGCATCGCGGCGCTCAAGGGGTTCAACAAGGGCAAGACGTGCGGGTGCGGCGCCGGATCATGCGGCGGGCAGAAGCAGCCGCACGCTCCGGCACACGCCTGA
- the argH gene encoding argininosuccinate lyase, producing the protein MNQTNQNAGMWGGRFEGAADALFRAINDSLPVDWRLVQQDIRGSIAWARALARAGVLTEDEATTLVSELERLSAEAAEMPAPPIESGAEDVHSWVEQQLTARIGDIGRKLHTGRSRNDQVATDLRLWALEALAEREAEVRCVQEALVSLGERTVDVILPGYTHLQRAQPVSFAHWCLAYFEMFERDIARLGEAASRASVSPLGCGALAGTTYPIDRAQIAAELGFAGISRNSLDAVSDRDFVLDALAAAATTSVHLSRLAEDLIVYASQEFALVEPDDGVTSGSSLMPQKKNPDALELLRGKCGPIAARHAALLMTLKGLPLAYNKDLQEDKPLLFGAMDELSLCLKIAARVLAGLKVDSERCRTAARKGGTLATELADYLVSKGVPFRTAHDLVGRIVRLSLERGLELDELPLADMQAVSLQIGPDAASWLSLEGSLGRRAAAGGTNLDRVREALAAARELVKPNINGQSPGTLGHRSK; encoded by the coding sequence TTGAATCAGACGAATCAGAATGCGGGCATGTGGGGCGGGCGTTTCGAAGGAGCGGCCGATGCGCTGTTCCGCGCGATCAACGACTCGCTGCCCGTCGATTGGCGGCTGGTGCAGCAGGACATCCGCGGTTCGATCGCGTGGGCGCGGGCGCTGGCGCGGGCTGGCGTGCTGACTGAGGATGAGGCGACGACGCTGGTGAGCGAGCTTGAGCGGCTCTCGGCCGAGGCCGCCGAGATGCCTGCGCCGCCGATCGAGTCGGGCGCGGAGGATGTGCATTCGTGGGTCGAGCAGCAACTGACGGCTCGCATCGGCGACATCGGGCGCAAACTTCACACCGGCCGCAGCCGCAACGATCAGGTCGCGACGGATCTTCGGCTGTGGGCGCTTGAAGCGCTGGCCGAGCGCGAGGCGGAAGTGCGCTGCGTGCAGGAAGCGCTTGTGAGCCTTGGCGAGCGCACGGTGGATGTCATCCTGCCCGGCTACACGCATCTTCAGCGGGCTCAGCCGGTGTCGTTTGCGCACTGGTGCCTGGCGTATTTCGAGATGTTCGAGCGCGACATCGCGCGGCTGGGCGAGGCGGCGTCGCGGGCGTCGGTCTCGCCGCTCGGGTGCGGGGCGCTGGCGGGTACGACGTACCCCATCGATCGCGCACAGATCGCGGCGGAACTGGGCTTTGCGGGCATCAGCCGCAACAGTCTCGACGCGGTGAGCGATCGCGACTTCGTGCTCGATGCGCTGGCGGCGGCGGCGACGACGAGCGTGCATCTCTCGCGGCTGGCTGAAGATCTGATCGTGTATGCCAGCCAGGAGTTCGCGTTGGTCGAGCCTGATGACGGGGTAACGAGCGGTTCGTCGCTCATGCCTCAGAAGAAGAACCCCGACGCACTCGAACTGCTGCGCGGCAAGTGCGGGCCGATCGCGGCGCGGCACGCGGCGCTGCTGATGACGCTCAAGGGGCTGCCGCTGGCGTACAACAAGGATCTGCAGGAAGACAAGCCGCTGCTGTTTGGCGCGATGGATGAGTTGTCGTTGTGCCTGAAGATTGCGGCGCGTGTGCTCGCGGGGTTGAAGGTGGACAGCGAGCGCTGCCGCACTGCGGCGCGCAAGGGCGGAACGCTGGCGACGGAGCTGGCCGACTACCTCGTGAGCAAGGGCGTGCCGTTTCGCACTGCGCATGATCTGGTGGGGCGGATTGTGCGGCTGAGCCTTGAGCGCGGGCTGGAGCTTGATGAGTTGCCGCTGGCCGACATGCAGGCGGTGAGTTTGCAGATCGGGCCTGATGCGGCGTCGTGGCTTTCGCTCGAAGGAAGTCTGGGGCGGCGGGCGGCGGCAGGTGGGACGAATCTGGATCGGGTCCGGGAGGCCCTTGCTGCGGCGAGGGAGTTGGTAAAGCCTAACATCAACGGCCAGAGTCCAGGGACGCTCGGCCATCGGAGCAAGTGA